One Pseudobutyrivibrio xylanivorans genomic window, ATTGTTCCAGTTCTTCATCCTTGCTATCACTTGTGAGCCCTTTTGCCTCTAGAATTCTATCTATTGCTTGTGCTGGATCCATTGTGTGATAAGGAAGAAACATTGATCTTAATTCTTTTGGTTTTACTATTTTATATGCTTGAACTGATGACTTCTCATAAGTATAAGAGAAATAGCGATAAATATAGCCAATCCAATACATTTCATTTGGAGAATATTTGACAGACCCATAATTTGACTTACCATATTCCTCATCTAGAATATTAAGTAAATCTTTAGCTTGTAAGTTACTTTGTAATACATCAAGGCCATCTAGTCTTTTCACTATATTACTATTCATAAATCTACGAATAAATATTTCTGAACTTGTTTCCTGTTCCATAATAGATAGCTCAAATGCTTTCGCCTGCAAATTACAAAGAAGAAGTCCATCTTTATCTATTTTTTTAATTTCGCTTATACTTGTCATTTCTCTATCTCACCCAAGAATATCATCAATATATTTACCTTGACCTCTGTACTGTCGTCTAGCAAGCTTTACTTTATCATCTCCAAGTTTTGTTTCCTCTGCTCTTATTGTCTTATAATAGTCTTTTTCACTTGAAGATATGTATGCTCTCTCAAGAATCTTCAAATTTTTGATTGCTTTCTCCGTCTTAAAAACAATTTGATTTCCTAGATTTGTAGCTGCCAAACAATGTTTACATTGCTCATCAGTTATTTCTCCCTCTATAAATGAATTTATAATTTGAAACATTCTGTTATCAGCTATAGGCGCAATTATATAATCACAATCTTCAGCTGCTGCCAATAAATCTAGAACAACTGGATGCTCTTTATATTCCTCAAGCGTTCCCCTATAATACGCTATTGTAAGCATCCATTCTTGATCGACTTTATATCTTTTAGCTTTGAGATTTCTTTCATCGAAATCAAGGTAATAAACAGAAGAATGTTCAAAACCCGAAACAAACGAAATGGCCTGTTCATAGCTTTCTCCCGTATAAAATCCTTGACCAAAATCATTATTTGTTCGACTTCTATTTACAGTTATTTCGCCTTCAATTGCACTTTTGGCACCATGGAATAGTAATTTATGACTTGGCATTATATTTTCTAACCATAGCATTTCCTTCAATCTTCCAAGTTTTATGTTGTTATCAAATGCAAAACTATATACTTTCTCAAGTAATTTATCTGAGGCTTCTGTTTTACCTAACTCATTTCTGGATAAAGTTACCTGCTGAACCCCCAAATTCTCTGCTAATTCACTTTGTGATATACCTAATATTTCCCTTATTGATTTCAAATCATTTGAAAATTC contains:
- a CDS encoding antitoxin gives rise to the protein MTSISEIKKIDKDGLLLCNLQAKAFELSIMEQETSSEIFIRRFMNSNIVKRLDGLDVLQSNLQAKDLLNILDEEYGKSNYGSVKYSPNEMYWIGYIYRYFSYTYEKSSVQAYKIVKPKELRSMFLPYHTMDPAQAIDRILEAKGLTSDSKDEELEQYEIFKRVREKANKRM
- a CDS encoding DUF3990 domain-containing protein; translation: MEYEFSNDLKSIREILGISQSELAENLGVQQVTLSRNELGKTEASDKLLEKVYSFAFDNNIKLGRLKEMLWLENIMPSHKLLFHGAKSAIEGEITVNRSRTNNDFGQGFYTGESYEQAISFVSGFEHSSVYYLDFDERNLKAKRYKVDQEWMLTIAYYRGTLEEYKEHPVVLDLLAAAEDCDYIIAPIADNRMFQIINSFIEGEITDEQCKHCLAATNLGNQIVFKTEKAIKNLKILERAYISSSEKDYYKTIRAEETKLGDDKVKLARRQYRGQGKYIDDILG